Proteins found in one Amycolatopsis umgeniensis genomic segment:
- a CDS encoding ElyC/SanA/YdcF family protein gives MRAAAIPFAIAALCCAAFLVSFLRDRRRLRNGFYLFFALLFLGITLIALLASVSPEAAGFVAVSVILLIIPTVLALTVFLICNGITMLRREGRRLANVLSLLTGLGICALIVFNATVTQLAWEPLDILRGSLNGILVYVSFLFVCFLLYSIVYGRIRTEKGVDFVVVLGSGLLDGHRVPPLLGSRLKRAKRVVDAEARRGREPMVVTSGGQGADEDLPESHAMAEYLVEAGLPRERILTEDQSRTTFENLTFSAEIMRERKPDYRCTVVTNNFHVLRAALITRRAKVNGQVIGAPTAWYFWPSATLREFVAILVDHKIKNLIICGLIVLSQVSRVFS, from the coding sequence GTGAGGGCCGCCGCAATTCCCTTCGCCATCGCGGCCCTGTGCTGCGCGGCGTTCCTGGTGAGTTTCCTTCGCGACCGGCGCCGGCTACGGAACGGCTTCTATCTCTTCTTCGCGCTCCTGTTCCTCGGCATCACCCTCATCGCGCTCCTCGCCTCGGTGTCGCCCGAAGCGGCGGGCTTCGTCGCGGTCAGCGTGATCCTGCTGATCATCCCGACCGTCCTCGCGCTGACGGTCTTCCTGATCTGCAACGGGATCACCATGCTCCGCCGCGAGGGGCGCAGGCTGGCCAACGTGCTGTCCCTGCTGACGGGGCTCGGCATCTGCGCGCTGATCGTGTTCAACGCGACGGTCACGCAACTGGCCTGGGAACCTCTCGACATCCTCCGCGGCAGCCTCAACGGAATCCTCGTCTACGTCTCGTTCCTCTTCGTCTGCTTCCTCCTGTACTCGATCGTCTACGGCCGCATCCGCACCGAGAAAGGCGTGGACTTCGTCGTGGTGCTCGGGTCGGGACTGCTGGACGGCCACCGGGTGCCGCCGCTGCTGGGCAGCCGTCTGAAGAGGGCCAAACGCGTCGTGGACGCGGAGGCTCGCCGCGGGCGGGAGCCGATGGTGGTCACCTCGGGCGGGCAGGGGGCCGACGAGGACCTGCCGGAGTCCCACGCCATGGCCGAGTACCTGGTCGAGGCCGGGCTGCCGAGGGAGCGGATCCTCACCGAGGACCAGTCTCGGACGACGTTCGAGAATCTCACCTTCAGCGCCGAAATCATGAGGGAGCGGAAGCCGGACTACCGGTGCACGGTGGTCACGAACAACTTCCACGTGCTCCGCGCCGCCCTCATCACGCGCCGCGCCAAGGTGAACGGCCAGGTCATCGGGGCGCCGACGGCCTGGTACTTCTGGCCGAGCGCCACCCTCCGCGAATTCGTGGCCATTCTCGTGGACCACAAGATCAAGAACCTGATCATCTGCGGGCTCATCGTGCTTTCCCAGGTGTCCCGCGTCTTCTCCTGA
- a CDS encoding class I SAM-dependent methyltransferase, with protein MSAYTRQAMALLFDRTAKTYDALGVDFFSAFARELLDRVRLAPGERVLDVGCGRGAVLFPAAERVGPGGSVLGIDLSSAMIKRTEQDIEDRGLDNASVSLMDAQEPMLADAAFDVLLASFVVFFLPDPVAGLRSWHRLLVPGGRVGVTTFGADDPRWAAVREVFKPFVPPELAWTMAIRAGLFATVETFGQAVESAGFTGVTSVERVYPVKFADPGHWITWSWSHGQRMFWELVPEDRLDAVRQAVLAELEPLREPDGSVVLAQTVRYTLAHRG; from the coding sequence ATGAGCGCTTACACCCGCCAGGCGATGGCGCTGCTGTTCGACAGGACGGCGAAGACCTACGACGCCCTCGGCGTCGACTTCTTCAGCGCGTTCGCCAGGGAACTGCTCGACCGCGTCCGGCTCGCGCCCGGTGAGCGGGTGCTGGATGTCGGCTGCGGACGGGGCGCGGTGCTGTTCCCCGCCGCCGAGCGGGTCGGCCCGGGCGGATCGGTGCTGGGCATCGACCTTTCGTCCGCGATGATCAAGCGCACCGAGCAGGACATCGAGGACCGCGGCCTCGACAACGCCTCGGTTTCCCTTATGGACGCCCAAGAACCGATGCTGGCCGACGCCGCCTTCGACGTGCTCCTCGCGTCCTTCGTGGTGTTCTTCCTGCCGGATCCGGTCGCCGGCCTGCGATCGTGGCACCGCCTGCTCGTACCCGGCGGCCGGGTGGGGGTGACCACGTTCGGCGCCGACGATCCCCGATGGGCCGCCGTGCGCGAGGTGTTCAAACCGTTCGTACCACCGGAGCTCGCGTGGACGATGGCCATCCGGGCCGGTTTGTTCGCCACCGTCGAGACCTTCGGCCAGGCCGTGGAGTCGGCGGGCTTCACCGGTGTCACGTCCGTGGAACGCGTCTATCCGGTGAAGTTCGCCGACCCCGGGCACTGGATCACCTGGTCCTGGTCGCACGGCCAGCGGATGTTCTGGGAACTGGTCCCGGAAGACCGCCTCGACGCCGTGCGCCAGGCCGTGCTCGCCGAGCTCGAACCGCTGCGCGAACCCGACGGGAGCGTGGTGCTGGCGCAGACCGTGCGCTACACCCTCGCCCACCGCGGTTGA
- a CDS encoding ABC-F family ATP-binding cassette domain-containing protein: MSSPLSQAPLRAAHVRLSGVHLSFGGRPVLSGVDLVAAAGERVAIVGENGRGKTTLLRVLAGDLPADRGEVHRAGSAGVADQQIPLGANDTVGALIDLELATVRGALARLEAATGALGDGLPGAEDLFAAALAEAEALDAWDADRRVEMSLAALNAVDDRDRPLGTLSVGQRHRVRLACLLGAGHPVLLLDEPTNHLDAAGLEHLTERLRAYPGVVVLVSHDRALLADVATTVIDLDPSSDDRPRVYGGGYAAYVDARRAERARWESAHAEQIAERQRLADDLSAARNRLRDNWRPPKGTGRHVRATRAPGLVRAVHRRQEELAEHVVAIPPPPARFAMPELPSRRGAMLLGAAGVTVAGRLARPVDLVLESGDRLVVTGPNGAGKSTLLTVLSGELEPGTGTITRSRSARIGRLGQESELPGGRTAMELYDEQLARTGAPGPGLGELGLLGGYDRHRPVAELSVGARRRLDLALVLARRPHVVLLDEPTNHLSVTLVDELTAALGATPAAVVIATHDRQLSRDTESWPRLVL, translated from the coding sequence ATGTCATCCCCTCTTTCTCAAGCGCCACTGCGCGCCGCGCACGTCCGCCTGTCCGGTGTCCACCTCTCCTTCGGGGGACGGCCCGTGCTCTCCGGGGTCGATCTCGTGGCCGCCGCCGGTGAGCGGGTCGCCATCGTCGGGGAGAACGGTCGCGGCAAGACCACGCTCCTCCGGGTCCTCGCCGGCGACCTGCCCGCCGACCGCGGCGAGGTGCACCGCGCGGGTTCGGCCGGTGTCGCCGATCAGCAGATCCCGCTCGGCGCGAACGACACCGTCGGCGCGCTGATCGACCTCGAACTGGCGACGGTCCGTGGTGCGCTGGCCCGCCTGGAGGCGGCCACCGGTGCGCTCGGCGATGGTCTTCCCGGCGCGGAAGACCTCTTCGCCGCCGCGCTCGCCGAGGCCGAAGCACTCGACGCGTGGGACGCCGACAGGCGTGTCGAGATGTCACTGGCCGCCTTGAACGCCGTCGACGACCGCGATCGTCCACTCGGGACACTTTCGGTCGGGCAGCGCCACCGCGTGCGGCTGGCCTGCCTGCTCGGGGCCGGTCATCCCGTGCTGCTGCTCGACGAGCCGACCAACCACCTCGACGCCGCCGGGCTCGAGCACCTCACCGAGCGGTTGCGCGCGTACCCGGGTGTCGTCGTCCTGGTCAGCCACGACCGGGCGTTGCTCGCGGACGTGGCCACCACGGTCATCGACCTCGATCCGTCGAGCGACGACCGGCCGCGGGTCTACGGCGGTGGCTACGCCGCCTACGTCGACGCTCGCCGGGCCGAACGCGCGCGCTGGGAGTCGGCGCACGCCGAACAGATCGCCGAACGGCAACGGCTGGCCGACGACCTGTCCGCGGCGCGGAACCGGCTGCGCGACAACTGGCGGCCGCCCAAGGGCACCGGCAGGCATGTCCGGGCCACCCGGGCGCCGGGGCTGGTCCGCGCGGTGCACCGGCGGCAGGAGGAGCTGGCAGAGCACGTGGTGGCGATCCCGCCACCGCCCGCCAGGTTCGCCATGCCCGAGCTGCCGTCGCGTCGCGGCGCGATGCTGCTCGGTGCCGCCGGGGTGACGGTGGCCGGACGGCTCGCGCGCCCGGTCGACCTGGTGCTGGAAAGCGGCGACCGACTGGTGGTCACCGGGCCCAACGGCGCGGGCAAGTCGACGCTGCTGACCGTGCTGTCCGGGGAGCTCGAGCCGGGGACGGGGACTATCACCCGCTCCCGGTCGGCGCGGATCGGGCGGCTGGGGCAGGAGTCCGAACTGCCGGGCGGGCGTACGGCGATGGAGTTGTACGACGAACAGCTCGCCAGGACGGGGGCTCCCGGGCCGGGGCTGGGTGAACTGGGCCTGCTCGGCGGCTACGACCGGCACCGGCCGGTCGCCGAACTGTCCGTCGGTGCCCGGCGGCGGCTGGATCTGGCACTGGTGCTGGCCCGCCGTCCGCATGTGGTGCTGCTGGACGAGCCGACCAACCATCTGTCCGTCACGCTCGTCGACGAGCTGACCGCCGCGCTCGGGGCGACCCCGGCCGCGGTGGTGATCGCCACGCACGACAGGCAGCTGTCGCGTGACACGGAATCCTGGCCGAGGCTCGTGTTGTGA
- a CDS encoding DUF2382 domain-containing protein — protein MAKTMQPQELIDSAVVDPTGNKLGKVGNVYLADATHQPEWITVKTGLFGTKESFVPLSGAHADKDGVHVRVDKDAVSDAPRIDADGHLSQEESAQLYKHYGLPMPRTSPDGRMDDRAQGQGQGRPGAMGGTGRGKPGMDAGAGKKDRDAEHTMTRSEERLNVGTEQVETGHVRLRKYVVTEEQQVTVPVSHEEVRIEREPITNASGGRAEIAEDEQEVTLHAEKPVVNKETVAVERARLKTETVTEDQTISGKVRKEQFEVTDDEGKHRKS, from the coding sequence ATGGCGAAGACCATGCAGCCGCAGGAACTCATCGACAGTGCCGTGGTCGATCCGACGGGCAACAAGCTCGGAAAGGTCGGCAACGTCTATCTCGCCGACGCGACGCACCAGCCGGAATGGATCACGGTCAAGACGGGCCTGTTCGGCACCAAGGAGAGTTTCGTCCCGCTCTCGGGCGCGCACGCGGACAAGGACGGCGTGCACGTCCGTGTCGACAAGGACGCCGTCTCCGACGCGCCCCGCATCGACGCCGACGGCCACCTCTCCCAGGAGGAGAGCGCCCAGCTGTACAAGCACTACGGGCTGCCGATGCCGCGGACGTCGCCGGACGGCCGGATGGACGACCGGGCTCAGGGCCAGGGCCAGGGTCGTCCCGGCGCCATGGGCGGCACCGGTCGCGGCAAGCCCGGGATGGACGCGGGCGCCGGGAAGAAGGACCGGGACGCCGAGCACACCATGACCCGGTCCGAGGAGCGGCTGAACGTCGGCACCGAGCAGGTCGAGACCGGCCATGTCCGGCTGCGCAAGTACGTCGTCACCGAGGAGCAGCAGGTCACCGTCCCGGTCAGCCACGAAGAGGTGCGCATCGAACGGGAACCGATCACGAACGCGAGCGGCGGGCGTGCCGAGATCGCCGAGGACGAGCAGGAAGTCACCCTGCACGCCGAGAAACCGGTGGTGAATAAGGAAACCGTCGCGGTCGAGCGGGCACGGCTCAAGACCGAGACCGTCACCGAGGACCAGACGATCTCCGGCAAGGTCCGCAAGGAGCAGTTCGAGGTCACGGACGACGAAGGCAAGCACCGCAAGTCCTGA
- a CDS encoding serine/threonine-protein kinase, with amino-acid sequence MSAPAEVVAALPQYEIGAAIGQGGMGVVFAGVHRSLGRDVAIKQLPWDVLNHAVSSQLFDREARVLASLDHPHIVPVYDYVRTGREHLMVMERLDGGTVHSRFQAGGVGAEQACAIGLAMLAGLHAAHEAGVLHLDVKPKNLLFTTQGVMKVADFGIAKVISEGATLVTHGGEVLGTPAYIAPEQAMGNALSPAADVYSAGTVLYELLSGKLPFDNTRGAISMMRQHMFTDPRPIDGVPAPLAMVIMRSLARELDSRYRDAETFAADLASAATAVYGPGWLERSRVPVRHLTPRVISALSTPVAVPVPAGDGPTRPVHRPTPDPTLSATRAAFEPEPFEPQTAEPSSPVLWFRLAAAAAALALVVLALLNPERQPHEPSLLAVDLAVVSSSPEVDFSKTFTLTGKGNPGQVSLDLTAAGIPLGSATATPKFEGDSYSADLRFPGLTRWIVGGAVTATVTAGGVTETFTLRTHQHPLASALGAGSLILALFALAYLESGLRTLRNGHRWRGALVGGPILGLLFGAAAWLCVSVLRVREPAVLSGVGCAIAGAVAAGFVVAAARARRTR; translated from the coding sequence ATGAGCGCACCCGCCGAGGTCGTCGCCGCGTTGCCGCAGTACGAGATCGGGGCCGCGATCGGCCAGGGCGGGATGGGGGTCGTCTTCGCCGGCGTCCACCGTTCACTGGGCCGCGACGTCGCCATCAAACAGCTGCCGTGGGACGTGCTGAACCACGCTGTCAGCAGCCAGCTCTTCGACCGCGAAGCGCGGGTGCTGGCCAGCCTCGACCACCCGCATATCGTGCCGGTCTACGACTACGTGCGCACCGGCCGCGAGCATCTGATGGTGATGGAACGTCTCGACGGCGGCACGGTGCACAGCCGTTTCCAAGCCGGGGGAGTCGGCGCGGAGCAGGCCTGCGCGATCGGGCTGGCGATGCTCGCCGGGCTCCACGCGGCGCACGAAGCGGGTGTGCTGCATCTGGACGTCAAGCCGAAGAACCTGCTCTTCACCACACAAGGCGTGATGAAGGTGGCCGACTTCGGCATCGCGAAGGTGATCAGCGAGGGTGCCACGCTGGTCACCCACGGTGGCGAAGTCCTCGGCACGCCCGCCTACATCGCGCCGGAGCAGGCGATGGGCAACGCGCTGAGCCCTGCCGCCGACGTCTACTCGGCGGGCACGGTGCTCTACGAACTGCTGTCCGGGAAGCTGCCGTTCGACAACACGCGCGGCGCGATCAGCATGATGCGCCAGCACATGTTCACCGACCCGCGCCCGATCGACGGGGTGCCCGCGCCGCTCGCGATGGTCATCATGCGCAGCCTCGCGCGCGAACTCGACTCCCGCTATCGCGACGCGGAGACGTTCGCGGCCGACCTCGCCTCGGCCGCCACCGCCGTCTACGGGCCGGGTTGGCTGGAACGGTCGCGGGTGCCGGTCCGGCACCTCACCCCGCGGGTGATCTCCGCGCTCAGCACGCCGGTCGCCGTGCCGGTTCCGGCCGGGGACGGCCCGACGAGACCGGTCCACCGTCCCACGCCTGATCCGACCTTGTCGGCGACCCGGGCGGCGTTCGAGCCCGAACCCTTCGAGCCCCAGACCGCGGAACCGTCGAGTCCGGTGCTCTGGTTCCGGCTGGCCGCGGCGGCCGCCGCCCTCGCGCTCGTGGTGCTCGCGCTGCTCAACCCGGAGCGGCAGCCACACGAGCCTTCGCTCCTGGCCGTCGACCTCGCCGTCGTTTCGTCGTCGCCGGAAGTGGACTTCAGCAAGACGTTCACGTTGACGGGTAAAGGGAATCCGGGGCAGGTGAGCCTCGATCTGACGGCCGCGGGGATTCCCTTGGGGTCCGCCACGGCGACACCGAAGTTCGAAGGCGACTCGTACAGCGCCGATCTCCGGTTCCCCGGGCTCACCCGGTGGATCGTCGGCGGTGCCGTCACCGCCACGGTGACGGCCGGCGGCGTCACCGAGACGTTCACCCTGCGCACCCATCAGCATCCGCTCGCGAGCGCGCTCGGCGCGGGCAGCCTGATCCTGGCGCTGTTCGCCTTGGCGTACCTGGAATCCGGGCTGCGGACCCTCCGCAACGGCCACCGCTGGCGGGGCGCGCTCGTCGGCGGGCCGATCCTCGGCCTGCTGTTCGGCGCGGCGGCGTGGTTGTGCGTCTCGGTGCTGCGGGTGCGCGAACCCGCGGTGCTGTCCGGCGTCGGCTGCGCGATCGCGGGGGCGGTGGCGGCGGGCTTCGTCGTCGCGGCCGCCCGTGCCCGCCGTACCCGCTGA